The Monodelphis domestica isolate mMonDom1 chromosome 5, mMonDom1.pri, whole genome shotgun sequence DNA segment GATGTTTAATTTGAAGCTACTTCTTATACTGAAGAGAACATAATCATCAATGAGATCTAGCTTTTATAGTGCTGGGACAGACATTTGCTACAAGATTAATAACTTGTGGAGAAAGTTCAGATATCTACAGATTAAGTGTTAGGAGTTACAGTCAATTCAAGAAtcagaaactgagacaaaaacgTAATGAGTTAAAATGTAAATTACTGTTGCAGCATGGGGGCAATGAATAACCTCCTAGAAGAATAGGCCCAATGCTCAGATCTCTAGCATTTCCCTAAGAGGAATGGTTTTCTCCTTTGGAAGCAAAGGCTCTAAGGTCAACAGAGTCTTGGAGGCAATACCATTCAAAATAACACTGATTGGTTTTTGAAAATAGTTCCAAGACACTGGAAACAggataaatattattttgttaggTGCTTGTGTGGGTCAAAGTATAATGTGGAGGTCAAGGCATATAAATAAGCaattatttgaatttctctatggaaggtaattaaaaacagaatatataGCTTATAAATTACAAATGACAAAAGAGCTGCCATCCCAATTCTGTTACCTTACTATCTGATTCAGATTCTGATATGGAACATTCTGAAGATCTATGTGAAcgatatttcttttttcttctttttttcccttgtttcTTATCCTACACAAAACATGTAAGAAAAAAATGGGTTTCTAAATCATTAAACTCTCCCAATataatttttgcattttatttatttcttacctTAATCAATTAAAGAAAAGGATTAAAAAGGGATTAGTTGCCTTATAGAATCACCAATTATTGATCCACAAATACTTTGTTCAATCTGCTAGTCtttacaattcaattcaacaaacaactATTAAATGCCTCCTATGATCAAGGTAGGGAGGCAGGTATGGCAAAGAAGATGGAGGGCCAATCCTGGAATCATGGATCatgaagacctagattcaaatactACTTCTGATCCACATTAgatgtgtaaccatgggcaattCATGTGTTTTCTATGCAACTCTTTGCATATTGGGAGATCCCAACATAAATGGGTTCACTGATCCAGACTCCTTTCGCTCTACTCTTAAGCCCCTACTCCCACCTGAGTACATGGCACCATGCTAGGCTCTgggaatatgaagacaaaaatagtaACAGCtcctactctcaaagagcttatattctacttggTAGGAAGGAGGGTGGGTTAGGGGGGATTGAGTCTTCAGGGAAGTGGTAGTGTGAGGAGATGTATAATAAACACATGAACTATAATACAAAGTAGGGAATATAAAAGACATCAGAATACTCTAGCAAAATGTGGGGAGAAAGCACTAATAAGTTGGAGGATTCAGGAGGGCTTCTCTAAGGTAAACATAACATTTGCACTACACACACTGGGGAGAGCATGTGTGAATTCTCTGTGTTTGTGAAACAAGTAGTCCAGGTTTACCAGGATGTAGCCTGGGAACCCAGGAAAGTTGTGAGTGACTGAGGGGTTGAGTAGGATTCAAGAGACATCGTGAGGAGCTGATCAATAAGACGGGCAATTATTGATTCCAGGGATGTCAGAAAAGGGTTCACTGCTGCACTAGTTTGCCTtttgaccttgagtaagtcacttcataCCAATCTATTAGCCTCTTTAGCTGAAAAATGTGGTGGCtgaactagataatctttaaAATTCTGTCTAGCTCTTAACATTCTAGGGTTCTATGAACTGTTGATAGTCCTTTTCTTTATAGACTTGTTAAACATAACAATTTCACAAAAGTAGCAAAAGAATACCAAAAAAACTCCAATTTAAAATATCTGGCTTTTAAACATATACTAAAGCTTTTCCATCACATGggtatgaataataaaaatattagtgtATAGTTAAAAGGCTGGCCTACATCATAATGAATTTTCTTAATGTGTCTTGCTACAATGTAGTCAGCACATTTAAAAGCAATTGTAGAATATCACATTTCATGTAgtacattaaaaacaatatttcaCTCTTACCTCATCTTCTGAATCCGAAGAACTGCTGGAAGAACCAGAGCTTGATGAAGAAGAGGATGAAGACTTGACCAAACACAAAACAATTAAAGCTTGTGAGATGCAGAATTTGTTCATTGCACTGTGCCTCATCAAATTATTCTAAAAGATTGATCAATTTATTATCTAAGGAAACAAAACCCCATGTTCCTAAGATTCAATTAGTTTTTCTAAAAATtgagatttcttttcttattgccgttgaaatattacatttttagagAAAAAACTAAATTCTAAAGCACTCATAATTCAAACTTAAACCTtgttaaaattttctcctttaataaTAATGGAGTCCCAGTTTTACAGGGGGCGAGAGCCTTTCTACTTCCAATTGATACCATCAGCAATTTAGCTTCAGCCTGATCATTTAATGAGTCAGATTAGTAATAAGATTTAAACCATTCTTACTTTTCAGGGCCTTAATCCATTTACATTTggcaaaaaaagggggaaaaaaacggAAAACTTTGCTCACCCTACcagatttcttcttttcctttttctttctctaaacaaacaaacaaacaaacaaatatcagGTTGTGATTAAATTCTGTCAAGTCAGAAGTCTAAGTAATAAGATGATCTCAGTTTTAAAATGCATTATTACAGCAGGCAAGatattaagaaaattttattatCCATATGATTTACAACTTattaatcaagaagcatttattaaagtgcctactatgtgccaagtgctgcACTATGAAGATAACCCCCCCAAATAATCACTGTTTTTGATAGTCAATGTATTAACATTAAGATCATTACTAGGAGTATtacctctcttttctttgatgAACTCTCACTTCCACCTAACAATTTCTCCCTGTGTTTTTCTAGTTCCTTTTTCCAGTTctgaaaaaaaaggaacaaaaatatattacaaataattCTCCTATAAAAATTAACTAAGAAAGTGCATTATCAGGTAGTTCAATAAATAATTACCAAAAGAATGCTTTTTGTGGGCTGATCTCAGAATCTAAGCATACCACTGTTAATGGGGAAATGCCTTCTATGTTCCAAAAAAATGACAGATTTTTTCAGAAAGCAACCCATTCATTGGTAACTGACTATACAACACAGTATTTGCAACCACCCAATTACAAAACAGAACTGTGGGATTGTGCTTCTGTAGACAATAAATATTATTACTATATCTATGATATTAGACATTTTATCTAATATAAACTAACTTTTGGTTAGAAGTCTTTGTGATccttttgccatttccatcttctCTATACATAAATCTTTTCCCTAGAGGGATAACTTGACTTTTTTATGTATCTTTCCCTGAACAAAGTATCATGCCTTCAAGAAGACTAGGTGTGTGTCCCTGATGCCTTTTGTTCCCTATACAGTTATACTGGATATGGTGTTTCACTGgttcttcactctgtatcaattcattagtcttcccatgtttctcttgattcttaATTCTTTATAGAGGTATCCCTCCTGCACTGAGACTTTCCCCATTGCAGTTTTGACATATTTCAGGTTGGCAACAGATATTACATgtgaattttgggggagtttgcAGAAGTTGCATATGACAGGTGAAGGCCTGCATAtgatacagaaaaagtttagaaaacatATAGTCCACCatcaaatacttaacccaaatcttaccataaggtactataaacattccataaaagaaaaaattcagaccttCTCTGCAGAGTCAAAAAATTTTACTTGGATTTCTAGATCTGGGGGATGCTATGCTCCATAACCCCTATGATGTGGAAGGAATACCTGTATTTGACATTTTAGGGCACAACAGACATTGACACATCCTGTTTtattcagccaatccccaatcaATAGCTACTcactgtttccagttctttgttatcaCCAAAAGTATTATGAATGTTCCAGTATATGTGGACCAATTATTTGTGTTcttgaccacacacacacacaaagtaggGGAATCAATGAGTTAAAGGGtcagagagaaaatggaatagtTTAAGTCACTTTTTTCGCATACTTACttaattgctttctaaaatggttgAATTTACAATTTAGCCAATCTAATTTCCTTGGTGCAGAGTGAAAccttaattgttttatttcttatttctctaattattattgatttgaaGAACTTAAAATATGGTTTATGATAGTTTGCAATTTTTGTAAACATCATTCAAGATTCATCTATTTAAACATGGCTCTTGctattttaaatttccttcttccttttttgactAGAGAATCTATCTTTTCCCTGTCTCTCTTCACTGTAAAGGATGTGATCTTTTCAATATTGGTCACACATCCATTTAGATTTGGTATTGTTGCTGGTTTCAACTAAGGTCAGCCgaactgcttttcagttttctgtCAAAGGAGGAGTCCTTGCTCCAGAAATTTTACATTGTGGGCTCTATTGGGCTACTCTgtttatttcttgtttgtttcaGTGATCTGTTTTCCTATATTTTAACTAATACCAAAGAGTGAGTTTTCATTATAACTGCTTTAgaacagtttgagatctgatatcgCTACACTTCCTCATTCCTACCTTTCCATCTCATTATTGCCCCTTGAGAGATGAGAGACTCAACCTGGATTTTGTAAACTTactatgattataatttttaaaagcccatACCATCcatttaagaatcaatactacatattggttccaaggtagaagagtggtgaggattaggcaataggggttaaatacCTTGCCCAGTCTAGAAACACGGCAagaaagtatatgaggccaaatctgaacctatTTGAATCTCTTGTCTCTGAGCCAGGCTATCAATCCActagtcatctagctgcccccataaacttatataattgatttcctatatagtttattttatgcatttaaaaaacctCCTTTAAAATTGCAGAATGCCAGTTCTAAACCTTTTATTCCTCCAAATTGATTTCGTCATTATTCTGTCTAACCCTATTAGTCTGAACAAATCTTTCTAACTTAATTTAGattctgttatttttattacattggcacGGCCTGGTCCTAAGTATTAtactaaatattttttcagttattttgtgTCTTTATATGTGCCCTGAGTGGATATAGGTATTTGTTGGatattttaagtttataaaaaatttttaccTGAAATTTTCTTTACTATCTTTTTTAGTCTGATTTTGCCACTATATGGGGGATAAAATACATCTCTATTTTGCCTTATATATGCATTTTCTCTAAGGTTTCTTTTAAAGACTTGAAATATTTAacactgtatcagttcataatgAATTAGTAGTTTTAGTAAGGCAGCTAAGGGATATGAAGTAGGGATATTGCCAAGCCGggaatcaggaacacctgagttcaaatcggacATCAtacactttctgtgtgaccctaggcaagtctctaaaccctgttagcctcagtttcctcatctgtcaaatgagctggagaagaaaatgacaaaccacttgtgtatctttgcccaaatggggtcaggaagacttggacacaattgaaacacATGAAGAATACCAACCCCCCCaaaacccccccccaaaacaacCCAAACCCAAACAAAAAACACCCCAACAGTTTTAGTAGTTtggtatttatcattttaagtttTGTGGGAAAATGGGTAAATGTTTTAAGGAATATACATCCAAAGATCAAATAACTCTTCCTTCTACCAAATACCCCACAAAGTATACAACTTACAGTTTTAATGATAACTTGGCAATAAAAGCTGGTAACAGTCAAGTTTAGAAAGTTCAGACTAGTTAGTTACATTTCAATTACCAAGAAGGTAGGGcagatgaaatatataaattcaCTATATAACATGGATATTGCTGTTATAGAAAACTGAACTTAATAACCTTTGGgggggaaaagaaatcaaaacaatttaaaatggaagacattttatttaagtcaaaaaaaatttccatggtaaAAAAGTGTGCTGCTCACCAAcctcattcattttttcttcaaattcagCTAATGCCTTggagcctttctttttcttttctaactgtTCTTTCACTTCTTCCCTTAAAAAACAGAACATAGGTTTATACAGATCAAAGAGATAACAGCCACAAATTTCACATGAGAGATTAAAGAGTTTCCCCCCTAAAAAAtcatttccaaaagaaaattattatataattatattttcaagAGGTAAGAGGAAGGGAACAGACAAAGGTCCATGAAatataagaaacagaagaaagtttGAGCAATGAATTCTGCTTATACACAAAATGAATTTCTTTCCTAACATTCTTTTAAGTCATTAATGAATTATTAATCATCATCTCTTTTCCAAACACTTGAGAAAAAAGCAAACACTCTTGAGAAAAAAGTTTATCCGTTGTCCATATCATTTGTTGTTTTTACTTGAACATTTAATGACAAATTTTACATTCTCAGATTCAAACACAAAATACAATAATTTCTCCTTAAGTGTGTTCCAGTTAGTTGACAGTTTTAGTAGCCCTGAAGCCCTCAAATACTGATACAAATAGATGaagtaaatttcatttaattaattaggTTCATTAAAAGAATTAAGGATTCTTGACACATTTTAACACTTTTAGAGGGCCTCCTCTGAAAGTCTAGTGCCTGATGCCACCATGTCGAAggacaaggaaaataaaaaccGTACCAGAAAGACTTAGtaatttaataattcttaaaaagaattagtaattcttaaattttagaaaaacgTACTGAGTTAAGTAAAGTTGATTCAAACAATAAGCTCTCATTCTCTATCTAAAAAGAGGTCAGAAAAGTATTATCTTAACATCTAGCTAAACCACAAATGAACAAAATTGTTCAAAAaccctttttaaaaggaaaagtccACCTTCTAagatttattgtttcttaatgtaaGAAATGTTTGTATCATATGACTCTAACTGATTTGATGTCACTAAAAACttaataataaacaaaacaagTCTTAAGGATTCTTTTGGCaaacaaaataagaattttacaaatgacacagaaaataaatgaatagttTTTACAATTACCATGTGGGCCTTGGCCGATTCAGATAATCTTGTATTGTGGGCCCTGCAGATTGGGCAGGACCTCGAGATCTGGCCATGGCTATAGGATTCATATAAGCcttgagaggagggaaaaaagagcaaaaataaattaaaacaaaattatggTCTTTAAACATAACTTCTATACCTTCTTTTCCCTTAACTGTATAAAAACtgaactaaaaaagaaaaccagcaAAGAATTGTAAAAACTTATAATAATCACTACTAAGCAAAATTTCCTCTctagttggaaaagaaaatacttttaaacaAAAGGTTTACAGTTT contains these protein-coding regions:
- the FAM133B gene encoding protein FAM133B, translating into MGKRDNRVAYMNPIAMARSRGPAQSAGPTIQDYLNRPRPTWEEVKEQLEKKKKGSKALAEFEEKMNENWKKELEKHREKLLGGSESSSKKRERKKKEKKKSGRSSSSSSSSSGSSSSSSDSEDEDKKQGKKRRKKKYRSHRSSECSISESESDSKDGIKKKKKSKDEHEKEKDVKSLSKKRKKMNSEDKPISSESLSEPECIEEAQAKKKKNSEEREKTTEKTKKKKKHKKHGKKKKKKTTGSGPESA